One stretch of Rosistilla oblonga DNA includes these proteins:
- a CDS encoding DUF3127 domain-containing protein, whose amino-acid sequence MSEAKVKGIVHLVEETKTYGAKGFRKRMVVLSQDFGSFTNYVPLEFTRDNCELANDLNVGDEIEVNYRLNGRKWQKDANSEVKYFLSAEAMGFKAVGSAPPAGGGNAASANDAFSEVSYDEGDVPF is encoded by the coding sequence ATGAGTGAAGCAAAAGTAAAAGGCATTGTCCACCTAGTCGAGGAAACCAAGACGTACGGAGCCAAGGGGTTCCGCAAGCGGATGGTGGTACTGAGCCAAGATTTCGGCAGCTTTACGAACTACGTGCCTCTGGAGTTCACTCGCGACAATTGCGAATTGGCCAACGATCTGAACGTCGGTGACGAGATCGAAGTCAATTATCGTTTGAACGGTCGCAAGTGGCAAAAGGACGCCAACAGCGAAGTGAAGTACTTCCTGAGCGCCGAAGCGATGGGCTTCAAAGCGGTTGGTAGCGCTCCGCCAGCGGGCGGCGGAAATGCTGCATCGGCCAACGATGCCTTCTCCGAAGTCTCGTACGACGAAGGCGACGTGCCGTTCTAA
- a CDS encoding C25 family cysteine peptidase gives MLLRTLLGLLALTLVSTATARDVLVVCATDLRPAIAPWVEYRQSQGISVHVLDSKPMAGDLVADLQAAVATSNIRPEAIVIFGDCRIQGPRWPVDPRQHVPTHHLPSPVAASLGSLPTLATDSPYGDLDGDGAMDVPVGRIPAARPDQIAAFVDRLKRYEASRQYGPWRHQVDLCAGVGGFGLLIDAAMESVVRGILTSQLPASMQTRVTYASPTSPFFPGAKNFCRTVIDGFNGGGLFWVYAGHGHVTQLDRVPATAAGTPILDATTVGQLKRPAERSPIALLLACYTGAFDAKDDCLAEQMLLEPGGPIAVFAGSRMTLPYGNAIIATSMIQSWFESQPDTLGEVWLETVQRATRDPAQADAAAPSMLDAMAAMISPTSDRLPQERSEHTQLYNLLGDPLMQLAHPESVSLECPVSASPGSQITVKGTAPHGGKLTLELHRRGEPSRDTLRDLSEADRHRAASDSLLERTVCEVEPGEFAVELALPATLTKSSLVLARIESADRYSLGTDRILIDLPKRQTPAAQAAATR, from the coding sequence ATGCTCTTGCGAACGCTCCTGGGACTGCTCGCGCTGACGCTTGTTTCGACCGCCACCGCCCGCGACGTCCTAGTCGTCTGCGCGACCGATCTCCGGCCGGCGATCGCGCCGTGGGTCGAATACCGGCAGAGCCAAGGGATTTCGGTCCACGTGCTCGACAGCAAACCGATGGCGGGCGATCTGGTCGCCGACCTGCAAGCCGCTGTCGCCACCAGCAATATCCGTCCCGAAGCGATCGTGATTTTTGGCGACTGCCGAATCCAAGGCCCTCGCTGGCCGGTCGATCCTCGCCAGCATGTTCCCACCCACCACCTGCCCAGCCCCGTCGCCGCCTCGCTCGGTTCGCTGCCGACCCTGGCAACCGACAGCCCCTACGGCGACCTCGACGGCGACGGCGCGATGGACGTCCCCGTCGGCAGGATCCCGGCAGCTCGCCCCGATCAGATCGCCGCGTTTGTCGATCGACTGAAACGCTATGAAGCGAGCCGACAATATGGTCCGTGGCGACATCAAGTCGACCTGTGTGCGGGGGTCGGCGGATTTGGCCTGCTGATCGATGCGGCGATGGAATCGGTTGTCCGCGGGATCCTGACGTCGCAACTGCCGGCCAGCATGCAAACACGCGTCACCTATGCGAGTCCGACCAGCCCGTTTTTTCCCGGCGCGAAGAATTTTTGCCGGACCGTGATCGACGGCTTTAATGGCGGCGGCCTGTTTTGGGTCTACGCCGGGCACGGCCACGTAACGCAGCTGGACCGCGTTCCGGCGACCGCTGCGGGGACGCCGATCTTAGACGCCACGACCGTTGGGCAATTGAAGCGCCCCGCGGAACGATCGCCGATCGCACTCCTGTTGGCCTGTTACACCGGCGCCTTCGACGCCAAAGACGATTGCTTGGCGGAGCAGATGTTGTTGGAACCGGGAGGCCCGATCGCGGTCTTTGCCGGATCGCGGATGACGCTCCCCTACGGCAACGCGATCATCGCGACCTCGATGATCCAGTCATGGTTTGAATCGCAGCCCGACACGCTGGGAGAGGTCTGGCTGGAAACGGTCCAACGCGCGACGCGCGATCCCGCCCAAGCCGACGCCGCCGCGCCAAGCATGCTCGACGCGATGGCGGCCATGATCAGCCCGACCTCGGATCGGCTGCCCCAGGAACGCAGCGAGCATACTCAACTGTACAACCTGCTTGGCGATCCTTTAATGCAGCTGGCTCACCCCGAGTCGGTGTCGCTTGAATGTCCCGTCAGCGCGTCACCGGGATCGCAGATCACCGTCAAGGGAACCGCGCCGCACGGCGGCAAACTGACGCTGGAACTGCATCGCCGAGGCGAACCGAGTCGCGACACACTGCGGGATCTAAGCGAAGCGGATCGGCACCGCGCGGCAAGCGATTCGCTGCTAGAACGGACAGTATGCGAAGTCGAACCGGGAGAATTTGCAGTCGAGTTGGCGCTGCCAGCCACGCTGACCAAAAGCTCTTTGGTATTGGCCCGAATCGAATCGGCCGATCGCTATTCGCTGGGGACCGATCGGATCTTGATCGATCTGCCAAAGCGTCAGACGCCCGCGGCCCAAGCCGCTGCGACGCGATAG
- a CDS encoding AAA family ATPase, with the protein MSTLADSMQQQAEEFQQRYAAVREQIGRVIVGHDDIVHGVLTSMLIGGHCLLEGVPGLGKTMLVRTLAETLDLQFSRIQFTPDLMPADILGTNMIVERDGQKNFEFQRGPIFTQILLADEINRATPKTQSALLETMQEGTVTAGGTRYTMDKPYFVLATQNPIEQEGTYPLPEAQLDRFMFKLVVGYSSREQLATIIARTTSGETVQPTKVMDGAEIVRWQHLVREVILASHVQDYIVRLVLATHPDGPLATPITNQYVRWGSSPRGAQTLALAAKVRALLEGRFNVSFEDVRRVYLPAMRHRVLLNFEAQAEGIEPDRVLLEILEKVAEKAD; encoded by the coding sequence ATGAGCACTTTGGCAGATTCGATGCAACAACAGGCCGAAGAATTTCAACAGCGGTACGCCGCGGTGCGAGAACAGATCGGCCGCGTAATCGTGGGACACGACGACATCGTGCACGGCGTGTTGACGTCGATGCTGATCGGCGGGCACTGCTTGTTGGAAGGCGTCCCCGGGTTGGGCAAGACGATGTTGGTGCGAACGCTTGCCGAAACGTTGGACCTGCAGTTCAGCCGAATCCAGTTCACTCCCGACCTGATGCCCGCCGATATCCTGGGCACCAACATGATCGTCGAACGCGACGGGCAGAAGAATTTCGAGTTCCAACGCGGGCCGATCTTCACGCAGATCCTGCTGGCCGACGAGATCAACCGCGCCACGCCGAAGACTCAGTCGGCGTTGTTGGAAACGATGCAGGAGGGAACCGTGACCGCCGGCGGGACGCGGTACACGATGGACAAGCCTTATTTTGTGCTGGCCACGCAAAACCCGATCGAACAGGAAGGGACCTATCCGCTGCCCGAAGCTCAGCTGGACCGGTTTATGTTCAAGTTAGTCGTCGGGTACAGTTCCCGCGAGCAATTGGCGACGATCATCGCGCGAACGACCAGCGGCGAAACGGTCCAACCGACCAAGGTGATGGATGGAGCGGAGATCGTTCGCTGGCAGCATCTGGTTCGCGAGGTGATCCTGGCGTCGCACGTTCAGGATTACATCGTTCGCTTGGTCCTGGCGACACATCCCGATGGCCCGCTGGCGACGCCGATCACGAACCAATACGTTCGCTGGGGCAGCAGCCCGCGTGGGGCGCAGACGCTGGCATTGGCCGCCAAGGTGAGAGCCCTCTTGGAAGGACGGTTTAACGTTAGCTTTGAAGATGTGCGGCGAGTCTATCTGCCGGCGATGCGACACCGCGTGTTGTTGAACTTCGAAGCGCAGGCCGAAGGTATCGAGCCGGATCGCGTGCTGTTGGAGATCTTGGAAAAGGTCGCCGAAAAGGCAGACTGA